Within the Saccharomyces mikatae IFO 1815 strain IFO1815 genome assembly, chromosome: 11 genome, the region tttcaagtcCAAAGGTGAAAATCCTTCTGTCTCTAATGACAAATCATTGAATTGCACGTCTCGATTTAATTTCATGACTGTATTcttcgaaaaaaaatactccAATAAATTTTCTCTTGCTAGTTTGTCAGGTGCTCTGAGAGTCCAACATTTAGAAACAAAATGCTTATCAAATAATAACGAATTTATATGAGTTTTCTCCTTAcctgaaaataaaactctGATGCATCTGTTATCCTTACTAAACATTTTCTCCACCTgagtaatgaaaaaattcaagagtTTACTTGCATTATCCCATTGACCACTGTTGggttgttcttcttcattagatGTAGGTTTGCCAAATAGACTTTCAACATTATCTAGCACAATCAGAGAAGGACCATACCAATAACAGAAAGAGCACCATTCCATAATCAATCTTTGCATTTTATCCAAATTTGATGTCTCGTGCAATGTATCACAATCTTCATATTTGACAAAAATGTGATGTTCCTTTTTGACTTCATCCATGAGCTcttttaataatattgtCTTTCCCATACCTTGCTTCCCGTCTAATATAATTGCCGGTGAGGCAATGACGGGTGATGTTAAATAATCCACCATTTCCTGCTTGATATTATTCACAGTAATAAAATGATCTTCAACCCCATTAGTGCAAGTaactttatcattttcttcaatgtaATATGCCTTAGATAGATACCcttcaaaaagttttttagcttcttctttttccatttgttttatttccCATTGGACAGAATCCTTGGGTGTCTTATTCAAGTCAAGTAATTTTTGCACAGATTTCCCCTTTCTTATTTCAATCAtaatttgttcttttggaaGTATTAAGTTATTAGTCAACAAGCTTCCCTTCAACAAATCTCGGTAGCTTTTCTCactctttgaagaaaagtcTTTACCAAAATACTTGATAATGACTTTTACATTTTCTCCAGGTATCATACTTGTTTGACATATTTGTAAAAACTCTAACTTCATTTTAGCCCCATTAGTTGGATGTGCAAAAAATGCCTCCCAAAGGTATGAACTCAAGCAGATATGATTTTCAGGTACCAGACTATTACATTTAATAGAAACGCCAATCTTTTTTGGCAGAACATCAACTGTTTTGTTATCCGAATCgcttttctttaattgTCTTAAACTGCACTGTATGATGGAAAGGTAGCCTTTTTGAGATGGTAATAGCACTCCATTATTAACATATACAACAAAaggtttctttttagtGCAGTCGACTTCACATATAGTACTTCTCAATACCACCTTTTTTATAATTTGGTATGTATCACTTTTCAACATGTTGTCATCATTGTGGGCATGCTCAACTTTCATGAAACGTGTTTTATTAACTTTTGGTGCTACGACAACTAACGAGCCATCTGTAAGTCTCGCAGAGGTTAATGATGGTACCACTTTGTCAATTTTAAATTTTGTTACAATGCCTTCTAGATAGCAAATTAGAGTTTCACCGGGAGTAACGATACGAGTTTGGTGTAAAATCTCACCATTTTGAAACTTCATAGCGTTGGAATCAATTATCTCCCAATCATCACTTGTCTCCGGTATAACATATACTTCTGTGGCTAAACGTGTTTGGTCATATCGCTCGATGTATAAGTCTACCAATGGAAACTTCTGATTAATGTCATATACAGAGGCTAGTATAGGATTGATTAGGACAGTGTTCTCATTTGACCCAGAGTCATGACCATCCCAACCAAGATGAACAATGGGTGTGTCCGAATTATGAAAGTGAACTCCTATACCGAATTCTTGGATTGCATAATCTGTCGATTCCAGTACGTTTATAATTGAATGCGGTAATCTTAAAAAGTTTCCTGTTATGGAATTAGAGAACtgaattttcaaattctcaAATTTCAAACTCTTTGTAGCTGTCATCTGAAAGAGCAGTTCCTCGGCCGTCTCTTATTGTtgtcttttcttccaatcCCTTCCTCATAAGAAATTACACGATGACTTGATTCGGAGAAATATCTCGGACCTTTATAATTGCGGCTACacagaagaagatatgGCGATGACCGTCGGGTTTAAGACAATCACGTACAGCTAGTTAATTGAAAGAGGTGAGTGATTACATTACATTGAGCAATGAATGTGTTCACTTGCGTTAATTgaatagatttttttttctgtattaGCTTTGTATTTTCCTCGTCCATAGGAAAAAGTCAAGGAGAGACGTACAAAGGCTTCATACTAGAGAAGCGTTAGAGTGTTGAAATGTTGGAATAGGAACCGACTGTCATCCACTAACTGAGGATggggtgaattttgagataattgttgggattccattgttgataaagacaatattattagatatatagaatatactaaaAGTTATCCTCGAgaatataggaatccaataaatggaactcgtaattctaccTAATTCtgtatgtatttttattgccattttatatgttgtcagtcattatcctattaccttatcaatccttgcatttcagcttcctcTAACTTTgatgacagcttctcataacttatgtcatcttctaacaccgtatatgataatgtactagtagttgatagacgatagttgattttcattccaacattaATTAGTAACCGTATTACTAGTATACAACGTGTTAGAAAATGTGATAAATATTAAGAAATAGTTATCGACTCTTGTAGAAGCTGAGAtgcaaaaatttgaaaaaaactaatCAAATAATTAGacaaaaacataaaaaatagaataGAGGAAATTAATAGAATACCTAGGTTAATATGTTATCTCCACAAACGAAACAATGTTGTATCTTAAGATGAGATACGCcagtatgacaatacatcattctaaacgttcataaaacacatatgaaacaatcttataacgaaacgaacagattgaacaacataaggtaaaactctgcttttccgagctgaactaatcaaatgtataaatacctgaacaattagttagatccgagattccGCGCTTTCACTACTTAGtataaaccatatcttatataatatataggacaagtaacatcccgtgaattaagttgataagtcgttttgacaataagttacttccctaagatagtatattaggattgtcaagacaTCCCGGTATTACTCGAGCCCGTAATACAACAAACAACGTAATAAAAAGACTCCATGGCCAAGTTGGTTAAGGCGTGCGACTGTTAATCGCAAGATCGTGAGTTCAACCCTCACTGGGGTcgtttattttattttttgttttttcagAACGCcataaaaaattgatgtTTCCGGTCTAAATCAGCCTTTGACTAAAAACAATTAGTAAGTTCGATGcttatatattattctttAAACAATTCATTTGATTTAGTAGTAATTTTTCTTACTGTTGTCATTGACACTTAACTTAGACTGAGAAAATGGAGAGACCTACTACGCCGAATAGTAGTGTTCTGTATGGAACTCATCTACATTATGATACAACATGAATTGGACTTTTTAGCTTGCTTATAAAACATTTTAGAGCTTGCCGTCAACGATTCTGATTTGTCCACCAAATTATCTAACTTTTCACCTCTTTGCAAAACGTTTTCAATGGTCTTGTGCAAAACGATTTTGGTCTCATCCAGTTCCTGTTGAACTTTCATGATAGCATCAGCCTGTGAAGGATCTTGATATTTACTAATATATGTGTCCagttgtttcattttcaacgAATCATTGGTCTCAGTCACGTCTGCCCATTCCTCCTTAGGATGTGCCACCAAGTATTCATccaatattttatttagcAGTGTGTATGCTGGTCTGACAGGGTATTCTTTGTCAGTGATCAAAACACCACAAATGCCCTCACTCCTCGCATAAACGTGTCCAATATAATTACCTTCCTCTATACTTTGTCTTTGTCCAGCACCTGTTCTAGAAGCGACCGTCTCAGCAAAAAAAGTCATAAACTGGCCAACACTAGATCTCTCAAAGAAACCAAACTGGGATAAATCTTTGACTTCACTTAATTCTAGGGCCTTCTCTACGCCAGAGCGAAATACACCTATGTAATAGATTCTCATTTTCCAGAATAGTTTATTTAATAGTATGCAAAGCTTCGCCGACACCCTGACCTTGTCTATTTCTATGAAGGAGTGCCACAGATTCAATTCATTGTTCATGTTGATATCTATTGTACTTGTTCTTTGATTGCATGGCAAGCCAATCGTTCTGCACGGTACGCCACccaataagaaaaaaaagggaaaaggAGCGGAATATGGGTTGAAAACATCGACTGTTGAAGCTTTTGATTGACTATTTACATCTGGAAATCGTCGTGATCCAAAGAGTGTGTATTATTCGCACCATGCTTCGCAATTTAGTTGTCAGGAATGCGTGCAGAAACAGGCCGTCAATTCAAGTGGCAAGAGGGCTATGCCGACACCAAACAAGACGTCTCATGGCTTCATCGCCTCAATTTGGTAGAAACTATGACTCCAAACAAGACAAGACAGCAGGCTTCATAATGGGGATTTTGTCCATGGCCGGTGCTTTATACTTTATTACTCCTAATAGGAAACCTCTATTTGCTTcaaggaagaaagaatCCGATAAAACCGCAGAGGAAGAACTCTCCAGTGGTGATGAGAAATCGCCAGAcaatgaagaggaagaaggcAGTAAGAATGATGAAAGTGAACTTGACGCTCAATTAAGTAGTGATAAGATCGGTGCCTCAAAGGTGGCTGAAGATGGTGAACTGGTTGTTCTGGCGGAGAAAGATGAAAAGGTAGCCGGAAATATCGAGTCTGATGAATCGAAAGTCAACACAGCATCGAAAGATGATGAacagttgaaaaatgatgacCAATCTGATGAAAGGAATGTGTCATCGGATGAAGAAACGAGCAAAAGTTTAAGTGCTGATAACTCGGAAGAGAACACCAATGGTGATTCGAATGACAGCGATACTAGGTCTCCTGAACAAAAGGATTTTAAACTCCCAGATGAAGAGAAACCAGACGAGGGGCAATTTGATAAGGAAGTCACTTCAAGTGTTAGTGAAGAGGACTTACCTacgaaaagaaatcaaagtgATCCGGAAAATATTAGTAAGCAATCTGAATCTCACGATGAAGATAAAGAAGCATTAAGAAAGCAAGAGGAAAAACAAATGGGTCCTACCGAAGAAGAGGTTCAACATGAAGGTGCATATAACCCGGATACTGGAGAGATTAATTGGGATTGTCCTTGTTTAGGGGGGATGGCCCATGGTCCTTGTGGTGAGGAGTTTAAATCTGCATTTTCGTGCTTTGTCTATTCTGAAGCTGAACCAAAGGGAATTGATTGTGTCGAAAAGTTTCAACATATGCAAGACTGTTTCAGAAAGTACCCCGAGCATTACGAGGAGCaattaaaagaaacatCTGACGGTGAGGAATCGCAAGATAAAGCAAAAGTCAACACTATAGAATCGGCGCCAAATGTATCGAAcgcaaaagaaaatgctgcAAAAAAGGCAGATCAGTCAGACGTTAAAAAAGAACCATTAAATGAACATCCTGAATCTCAAGAATCACCAAGGTAATAGTATAAAAGTATAAAATATGGTACATGTAAATACAGTAATATTATCTTAGTTTATTGACTACATATGGTATAATCTAGTCAAGATATACATGAGTTAATGCATGGGTGGAATGAGTGGGTCTTTCCTTTGTAGCAGGCCTAGCTTGAATAGTATGCATCgtttttatatatacatgaGAATTCTCTGAATATTTTGTGTTACTTGTAGTTTTTCTCCAGGTCGATAAATTTATCCCAAATTTGGGACATAGTAAGTTTTTCGAAACTTTTCCTGTTATCGCGCTCTCGAATGTTGTATTTCTGTAGCTCTACTTCCTCATCACCCACAataattaaaaaagaatagtttttcaaaattgcGGACTTGATCCTGTATCCTACAGGTTCGTTTCTTGTATCAAGATCAACATTAAAATGCCAATCGTTCAAAGTAACAGGTTCCATGTCATTTGCCTTTTCTTCGTTGcgtaattttttttgcaaagaGCTGCACATGTTTAGTTGTTGAACATTTTTGGTATTAACAGGAATTATTATAGCCTGGTAAGGATTTAGCCAAAATGGCCAACGACCCTCATTAGAATCTATCAGTAAGGCCataaatctttcaatagAACCAAAAGTAGCTCTATGTATCATAATTGGCCTCTTGTACGAATTATCTTGATCtttaaatttcaaatcgAATCTCTCAGGTAATTGAAAATCTAACTGAATAGTAGCAACTTGATGAGTTTTGCCTAGATGATCGGTTAACATTATGTCCAACTTGGGACCGTAGAATGCACCATCACCAGGGTTCGACTTCCATGGTTTGTCTGATTCTTCTAAAATTTCCTTGAGCACTTTTTCAGCATGATTCCAAACTTTCTCATCTCCAATGAAATGACTCGGCCTTGTAGAAAAGTTTATAAAATAGTTGTTATTTGTTCCAGTGTCACctttagaaaaagaaaaaatcttgTTGTAAACTATATCGATCAGttttaaagaattgaaaatttctgACTTGACCTGGGAAAGAGCACAAAAGATATGACCGTCATCTTGATGAAACTTTCTTAATCTAGTCAAGCCTGATAATGCACCAGAAGCTTCGTTTCTATGTAGTGGTGAAAAATCAGAGAAGCGCAGGGGAAGTTCGTTATACGATCTATCTTTTTTGCCGAAGATAAGGCAGTGGCCCGGACAGTTCATTGGTTTTAAACCATATTcctccttttcttcatcagtaGTTTCCACTTTAAACATGTCATCAGAGTAGTTTTCCCAATGGCCAGATTTTTCCCAAAGAGTTTTTTTATAGATCAAAGGTGTTATTACCTCATTGAAGCCAAatttaaatttttgttgtaaCTTCATAAATTCTAtcaatttgttgaaaatcTTAGCACCATTGGGAAGAAAGAACATAGATCCAGGGGATAAAGGATCTGTCATGAAAAGATTCTGTCTTTGAGATACAATAGCTGTCATAGTAGCCGGCGTTGCCGACGAAGCGTTCTTAGCGGTCTTTTGGGTAGAATATAAAACCCGATCCCAAGAAGTATTACGAGGATAACGACATCCTAAAAGTTGTCTCCTCATATTATGCGGCAAAAGAGCGTGTACTTGCTGTTGTTTATCTGTTTCTTGATGTGATTATgccactttttttttatgctCGAGGCTTTTAAGGGCGAATTCAGCTAAtttgttttcgtttttttcGTCGAAGGGACAAAAAACtagttatatatataatatatacaCACATATAAATGgataaagataataatgtcTTGCATAAGATTAGCCTCTTATGTATGTTGCATCGATTTTCTGTAAAGATGAGGGCAAATTCATGGttagttttcttctgtAGGAAGTCTTGTTTTCCAATTGTATGGGGTTCCCTTCCAAATAAATAGTCTCTAGGCACGATAGATTGGACAAATTTTCGCCTAAGCTCTCAAATGATTGATCTATCTTGTTAAACGACGCCCATATATCAGTCAAATCGGGCAGATGATTCAAGTTCTCTAGGGAGGTAATTTTATTCGATGTAATATCCAAAGTAGTTAGTTTGAGATTTTTCTCTAAACCCTCAATCTTCGTAATAAAATTGTGTGATAGATAAAGCTCCTCCAAATTAGTTAATTCttctaaattttcaatttttttcaatttgttaGACTGGATGGATAGGATCTTCAGATTTTTTAAAGGATGCAGATTAATTAATCTTGGTATGGAGTTTTTACCTAACCAGATCTCTTCTAGGTTTGAAAGGCCTTCAAAAGAGCTGGGTTCGATGGAGTGGATTTTATTACCACCCAGCTCTAGATTCTTCAGCGAATTCAAAGTGGAGagattttcaattttggaAATGCTGTTCTGCACAAAGTATAGATTTTCCAGTTCAGtcaaattttccaaatttttgatatgCTTGATCTTGTTAAAGGATAAGTCTAGAGACGTTAATTTGGTGAGCTTGCTAATGTTAGAAGAAATGTGTTTAATCTTGTTATCGTAAAAATCCAGGTCAACAATCTTGTCATGAGGCAAAACTTCCACTTCGCTTATACTTTCGATCAAGTTCTGTCTCAGGCATAGTTGTCTCAGATTTTTAAATCTGTAAAGGTTCAGATCTTCTAACGATTTAATTTTAAGATGGACCAAATCGATCACTTCTATATCTTCTGGCAGATCCTGCGTCAATTCTGAATCTGCACTAATGAAATCAAGATTTGTGTCATCCAAGACCTCAATCTTCCgtacttcttcttttccttcagTAGCTTTGTTAACAGAAGCTTTGTCCATGGTAATGATTAGGTGGTGTTCGGTTTTCTGTGCTTTCTTGCTTATTCATTCGTAAGCATTCACccatattttattttttcaacagtACTTAATATAAACAATTCGGGGCCAAAATAGCTGACTACGAGAAAAAAGGGAGGAAGGAGTAGAGTATAGTATTAACAGGGCTggttatatatatatatatatacggGTCAATTGATCTATTCATGTACGTACGAATATAATTTAACATGGAGGTGACACgatataatataatagagCGATGGTGAACACTTAATTTGCGTCAGGGTTGGAAGCAATATAATCGACAGTTTCACCAACGCTTCTCAAATCATCAGCCACTTTATCTGGGATTTCGATGtcaaattcttcttcaatggcTACGAGCAGCTCGACAGTGTCTAAGGAGTCTAACCCCAAGTCTTTGTGAAATTGAGTATCGCTAGAGATCTGCTTATTGGCAATGGTGGGAGAGTTCTTGTCAAAGGCCTTAATGACATCAATAACCCTCTGAGAAACCTGATCTTTGCTCAAATTGGCAGAGTAGAACCTTTGTGCGAGTATGGTGTTAGCAATAACGGGGCGGCCCATCATAGTACGATACGCAGAAGGTGCGATGCGAGAAGAAATGCGGCAAACTGATCTAAACATGGCAAGACGGGTGCAGTACAGTATTGTGCTGTTTGTAGTGATGG harbors:
- the PEX1 gene encoding AAA family ATPase peroxin 1 (similar to Saccharomyces cerevisiae PEX1 (YKL197C); ancestral locus Anc_1.506), with product MTATKSLKFENLKIQFSNSITGNFLRLPHSIINVLESTDYAIQEFGIGVHFHNSDTPIVHLGWDGHDSGSNENTVLINPILASVYDINQKFPLVDLYIERYDQTRLATEVYVIPETSDDWEIIDSNAMKFQNGEILHQTRIVTPGETLICYLEGIVTKFKIDKVVPSLTSARLTDGSLVVVAPKVNKTRFMKVEHAHNDDNMLKSDTYQIIKKVVLRSTICEVDCTKKKPFVVYVNNGVLLPSQKGYLSIIQCSLRQLKKSDSDNKTVDVLPKKIGVSIKCNSLVPENHICLSSYLWEAFFAHPTNGAKMKLEFLQICQTSMIPGENVKVIIKYFGKDFSSKSEKSYRDLLKGSLLTNNLILPKEQIMIEIRKGKSVQKLLDLNKTPKDSVQWEIKQMEKEEAKKLFEGYLSKAYYIEENDKVTCTNGVEDHFITVNNIKQEMVDYLTSPVIASPAIILDGKQGMGKTILLKELMDEVKKEHHIFVKYEDCDTLHETSNLDKMQRLIMEWCSFCYWYGPSLIVLDNVESLFGKPTSNEEEQPNSGQWDNASKLLNFFITQVEKMFSKDNRCIRVLFSGKEKTHINSLLFDKHFVSKCWTLRAPDKLARENLLEYFFSKNTVMKLNRDVQFNDLSLETEGFSPLDLKIFTEKMFYDLQLQKDCNNVVTREFFLKSLGGFTPSALRGVKLTKETNIKWGDIGALANAKKILLETLEWPTKYEPIFANCPLRLRSGILLYGYPGCGKTLLASAVAQQCGLNFISVKGPEVLNKFIGASEQNIRDLFERAQSVKPCILFFDEFDSIAPKRGHDSTGVTDRVVNQLLTQMDGAEGLDGVYILAATSRPDLIDSALLRPGRLDKSVICDIPTESERLDILQTVVNSRDKDTGLKKFALEDNTDLKLIAEKTAGFSGADLQGLCYNAYLKSVHRWLSTAGEPEVISANNGIEYFIINENGHKEENRLRLRTLLQQDVVHEMNTTISHASKRTAVVTINDLIEACQETKPSISTSELVKLREIYDRFQQDRDGEMPNGENSIDIGSRLSLM
- the YKT6 gene encoding palmitoyltransferase YKT6 (similar to Saccharomyces cerevisiae YKT6 (YKL196C); ancestral locus Anc_4.303), which codes for MRIYYIGVFRSGVEKALELSEVKDLSQFGFFERSSVGQFMTFFAETVASRTGAGQRQSIEEGNYIGHVYARSEGICGVLITDKEYPVRPAYTLLNKILDEYLVAHPKEEWADVTETNDSLKMKQLDTYISKYQDPSQADAIMKVQQELDETKIVLHKTIENVLQRGEKLDNLVDKSESLTASSKMFYKQAKKSNSCCIIM
- the MIA40 gene encoding Mia40p (similar to Saccharomyces cerevisiae MIA40 (YKL195W); ancestral locus Anc_4.302), giving the protein MLRNLVVRNACRNRPSIQVARGLCRHQTRRLMASSPQFGRNYDSKQDKTAGFIMGILSMAGALYFITPNRKPLFASRKKESDKTAEEELSSGDEKSPDNEEEEGSKNDESELDAQLSSDKIGASKVAEDGELVVLAEKDEKVAGNIESDESKVNTASKDDEQLKNDDQSDERNVSSDEETSKSLSADNSEENTNGDSNDSDTRSPEQKDFKLPDEEKPDEGQFDKEVTSSVSEEDLPTKRNQSDPENISKQSESHDEDKEALRKQEEKQMGPTEEEVQHEGAYNPDTGEINWDCPCLGGMAHGPCGEEFKSAFSCFVYSEAEPKGIDCVEKFQHMQDCFRKYPEHYEEQLKETSDGEESQDKAKVNTIESAPNVSNAKENAAKKADQSDVKKEPLNEHPESQESPR
- the MST1 gene encoding threonine--tRNA ligase MST1 (similar to Saccharomyces cerevisiae MST1 (YKL194C); ancestral locus Anc_4.299); this encodes MRRQLLGCRYPRNTSWDRVLYSTQKTAKNASSATPATMTAIVSQRQNLFMTDPLSPGSMFFLPNGAKIFNKLIEFMKLQQKFKFGFNEVITPLIYKKTLWEKSGHWENYSDDMFKVETTDEEKEEYGLKPMNCPGHCLIFGKKDRSYNELPLRFSDFSPLHRNEASGALSGLTRLRKFHQDDGHIFCALSQVKSEIFNSLKLIDIVYNKIFSFSKGDTGTNNNYFINFSTRPSHFIGDEKVWNHAEKVLKEILEESDKPWKSNPGDGAFYGPKLDIMLTDHLGKTHQVATIQLDFQLPERFDLKFKDQDNSYKRPIMIHRATFGSIERFMALLIDSNEGRWPFWLNPYQAIIIPVNTKNVQQLNMCSSLQKKLRNEEKANDMEPVTLNDWHFNVDLDTRNEPVGYRIKSAILKNYSFLIIVGDEEVELQKYNIRERDNRKSFEKLTMSQIWDKFIDLEKNYK
- the SDS22 gene encoding type 1 protein phosphatase-activating protein SDS22 (similar to Saccharomyces cerevisiae SDS22 (YKL193C); ancestral locus Anc_4.298), with product MDKASVNKATEGKEEVRKIEVLDDTNLDFISADSELTQDLPEDIEVIDLVHLKIKSLEDLNLYRFKNLRQLCLRQNLIESISEVEVLPHDKIVDLDFYDNKIKHISSNISKLTKLTSLDLSFNKIKHIKNLENLTELENLYFVQNSISKIENLSTLNSLKNLELGGNKIHSIEPSSFEGLSNLEEIWLGKNSIPRLINLHPLKNLKILSIQSNKLKKIENLEELTNLEELYLSHNFITKIEGLEKNLKLTTLDITSNKITSLENLNHLPDLTDIWASFNKIDQSFESLGENLSNLSCLETIYLEGNPIQLENKTSYRRKLTMNLPSSLQKIDATYIRG
- the ACP1 gene encoding acyl carrier protein (similar to Saccharomyces cerevisiae ACP1 (YKL192C); ancestral locus Anc_4.297), which produces MFRSVCRISSRIAPSAYRTMMGRPVIANTILAQRFYSANLSKDQVSQRVIDVIKAFDKNSPTIANKQISSDTQFHKDLGLDSLDTVELLVAIEEEFDIEIPDKVADDLRSVGETVDYIASNPDAN